A single region of the Deltaproteobacteria bacterium genome encodes:
- a CDS encoding KH domain-containing protein: protein MRSVECEGESIDEAIAKALGTLQVERDRVEIEILADAARGLWGFGGRRARVRATLRPRVGALQDDVSREAFPAATDEAPVSTPSGATRARALVEEILGHLGVSCTVAIHEATEPGSVLLAVSGEETGLIIGRRGQTLDALEYLVNRAVGRDGEGQGNRIIVDVERYRERRREALEQLARRLAEKAKLSGRVVTLNPMSPRDRRIVHLTLQGDPGVATRSQGSGHYRKVLLIPSSGSGHRPEG, encoded by the coding sequence ATGAGATCGGTCGAGTGCGAAGGCGAGAGCATCGACGAGGCCATCGCGAAGGCCCTCGGAACCCTTCAGGTGGAGCGGGACCGGGTCGAGATCGAGATATTGGCGGATGCCGCCCGCGGCCTGTGGGGCTTCGGTGGCCGCAGAGCGCGCGTCCGGGCAACGCTGCGGCCGCGCGTCGGCGCCCTCCAGGACGATGTTTCTCGGGAAGCATTCCCCGCCGCGACCGACGAGGCACCGGTATCGACGCCGAGCGGCGCGACGCGAGCTCGGGCACTCGTCGAGGAGATCCTCGGCCACCTCGGTGTCTCGTGCACCGTCGCCATCCATGAGGCCACCGAGCCGGGATCGGTTCTCCTCGCGGTGAGCGGCGAGGAAACCGGCCTCATCATCGGCCGGCGTGGCCAGACGCTCGACGCGCTCGAATACCTCGTCAACCGCGCGGTCGGCCGCGACGGCGAGGGCCAGGGAAACCGGATCATCGTCGACGTCGAACGCTACCGGGAGCGGCGGCGGGAGGCACTGGAGCAGCTGGCGAGACGGCTGGCAGAGAAGGCGAAGCTGTCCGGCCGGGTGGTCACCCTCAATCCGATGAGCCCTCGCGATCGACGCATCGTGCATCTCACGCTCCAGGGCGACCCGGGGGTCGCCACACGAAGCCAGGGGAGCGGCCACTACCGCAAGGTCCTGCTCATCCCCTCGTCGGGCAGCGGCCACCGGCCGGAGGGGTGA
- the rsmG gene encoding 16S rRNA (guanine(527)-N(7))-methyltransferase RsmG codes for MRVSDRPGDSSTNSEAPRVTSAETRLLTESAARFGVELRLEAIGRLARFLELVALWNRRVHLTGERDPEVLLRKHVVDCLAPVRHLPAAGLVVDVGSGAGFPGLVLACARPDLELRLVEARRRRASFLREAIRTIPLAHARVLEARAEAVADAEVIGRAAVVIARAVRVDAFLPLAARLVAPGGVVIAMRTPRALAPATVRAGEHVGLRPKGAWDYHLPGGERRRLLFFVAMC; via the coding sequence GTGAGAGTCAGCGATCGGCCCGGAGATTCATCCACGAACTCTGAGGCGCCGCGGGTGACCTCCGCGGAGACGAGGCTCCTCACCGAGAGCGCGGCGAGGTTTGGCGTCGAACTTCGGCTCGAGGCAATCGGCCGTCTGGCGCGGTTCCTCGAGCTCGTGGCTCTCTGGAACCGCCGGGTACACCTGACGGGCGAGCGCGATCCCGAAGTGCTCCTTCGCAAGCACGTCGTCGACTGCCTCGCGCCGGTGCGACACCTGCCCGCTGCCGGGCTGGTCGTCGATGTGGGAAGCGGGGCCGGCTTTCCCGGTCTCGTCCTCGCGTGTGCTCGGCCCGATCTCGAGCTGCGGCTGGTCGAGGCCCGGCGGCGGCGGGCCAGCTTCCTCCGGGAGGCGATCCGGACCATCCCCCTGGCGCACGCTCGGGTGCTCGAGGCACGCGCGGAGGCCGTGGCCGACGCGGAGGTGATCGGCCGGGCCGCCGTCGTCATCGCCCGTGCCGTCCGCGTCGACGCCTTTCTCCCGCTCGCGGCGCGGCTCGTTGCCCCGGGAGGCGTCGTGATCGCCATGCGGACTCCCCGGGCGCTCGCGCCGGCGACCGTCCGCGCCGGCGAGCATGTCGGGCTGCGGCCGAAGGGCGCGTGGGACTACCATCTGCCGGGCGGCGAACGGCGACGGCTTCTTTT